One window of Triticum dicoccoides isolate Atlit2015 ecotype Zavitan chromosome 5A, WEW_v2.0, whole genome shotgun sequence genomic DNA carries:
- the LOC119302586 gene encoding subtilisin-like protease SBT3.6 isoform X1, translated as MADKHPVVVVVVVFLPLLGLCSCANVHIVYMGELHPELVRDSHHGMLAAVLGSKQAAEDAILYSYRHGFSGFAAVLTNAQAAQLSDWPGVVRVVRNRVLDLHTTRSWDFMRVNPSPSGGSGILSGSKFGEDSIIGVLDTGIWPESASFRDDGIGEVPRRWKGQCVAGERFNASNCNRKIIGAKWFVKGYQAEYGKMNTTDIHEYMSARDAVGHGTHTASTAAGALVPDASFRGLASGVARGGAPRARLAVYKVCWATGDCTSADILAAFDAAIHDGVDVLSVSLGQAPPLPAYVDDVLAIGSFHAVVRGITVVCSAGNSGPYSETVINSAPWVLTVAAGTIDRTFLAKITLGNNSTYVGQTMYSGKHAATSMRIVYAEDVSSDNADDTDARSCTAGSLNATLVKGNVVLCFQTRGQRASQVAVETVKKARGVGVIFAQFLTKDIASAFDIPLIQVDYQVGTAILAYTTSTRNPTVQFGSAKTILGELIGPEVAYFSSRGPSSLTPSILKPDITAPGVNILASWSPSVALSSAMGSVNFKIDSGTSMSCPHISGVAALLKSMHPNWSPAAVKSAMVTTANVRDEYGFEMVSEAAPYKQANPFDYGGGHVDPNRAAHPGLVYDMRPSDYVRFLCSMGYNNSAIASMVQQHTPCQHSPKSQLNLNVPSITIPELRGKLSVSRTVTNVGPVTSKYRARVEAPPGVNVTVNPSLLTFNSTVNRLTFKVAFQAKLKVQGRYTFGSLTWEDGTHTVRIPLVVRTMINRFYVNA; from the exons ATGGCTGACAAGcaccccgtcgtcgtcgtcgtcgtcgtcttcctccCGCTGCTCGGACTCTGCTCCTGCGCCAAT GTGCACATTGTGTACATGGGGGAGCTGCACCCGGAGCTGGTCCGGGACTCGCACCACGGCATGCTCGCCGCCGTCCTCGGCAG CAAGCAGGCGGCCGAGGACGCCATCCTCTACAGCTACAGGCACGGCTTCTCCGGCTTCGCCGCCGTGCTcaccaacgcgcaggcggcgcagcTCTCCG ATTGGCCTGGGGTTGTGCGGGTGGTTCGGAACCGGGTGCTTGACCTGCACACCACCAGGAGCTGGGACTTCATGCGGGTGAACCCGTCGCCGTCCGGCGGGAGCGGAATCCTCTCCGGCAGCAAGTTCGGGGAGGACTCCATCATCGGTGTGCTAGACACAG GGATATGGCCGGAGTCAGCCAGCTTTAGAGACGATGGCATCGGCGAGGTTCCGCGGAGGTGGAAAGGGCAATGCGTCGCCGGAGAAAGGTTCAATGCTTCCAACTGCAACAG GAAAATAATAGGCGCGAAGTGGTTCGTCAAAGGGTACCAAGCCGAGTACGGGAAGATGAACACGACTGACATCCACGAGTACATGTCGGCAAGGGATGCTGTCGGGCATGGGACGCACACGGCATCCACTGCTGCCGGCGCTCTAGTGCCCGACGCCAGCTTCCGGGGGCTTGCCAGTGGTGTGGCGAGGGGAGGGGCACCAAGGGCTAGGTTGGCTGTTTACAAGGTGTGCTGGGCTACTGGTGATTGTACCTCTGCAGACATCCTTGCTGCCTTCGATGCTGCCATACACGACGGTGTCGATGTGCTCTCGGTTTCCCTCGGCCAAGCACCACCTCTCCCTGCTTATGTTGATGATGTCCTGGCCATTGGATCGTTCCACGCAGTCGTGAGAGGGATCACGGTGGTCTGTTCTGCAGGAAACTCCGGTCCTTATTCAGAGACAGTGATCAACTCTGCACCATGGGTTCTAACCGTTGCTGCGGGCACCATTGATCGGACTTTCCTCGCAAAGATCACCCTGGGCAACAATAGTACTTATGTG GGCCAAACAATGTATTCTGGGAAGCATGCCGCGACAAGCATGCGTATAGTATATGCTGAAGACGTTTCATCTGATAATGCTGATGATACTGATGCAAG AAGTTGCACTGCAGGATCTTTGAATGCTACTCTAGTAAAAGGAAATGTGGTGCTCTGCTTCCAAACAAGAGGACAGCGAGCATCCCAGGTGGCAGTAGAGACCGTAAAAAAGGCCCGTGGTGTAGGAGTCATCTTCGCGCAGTTTTTAACCAAAGATATAGCATCTGCTTTTGATATTCCCCTTATTCAAGTAGACTATCAAGTTGGAACAGCCATACTTGCATATACTACTAGCACGAG AAACCCAACGGTTCAGTTTGGCTCCGCAAAAACAATTCTTGGAGAACTGATAGGCCCTGAAGTTGCATACTTCTCATCTAGGGGCCCAAGTTCTCTGACTCCATCAATTCTGAAG CCAGACATAACTGCCCCGGGTGTAAACATTTTGGCTTCATGGTCACCTTCTGTAGCCTTATCATCGGCCATGGGATCTGTGAATTTCAAGATTGATTCTGGAACTTCAATGTCGTGCCCGCACATTTCAGGCGTGGCCGCTCTTCTCAAATCAATGCATCCTAATTGGAGCCCAGCTGCAGTAAAATCGGCAATGGTCACAACAG CCAATGTCCGTGACGAGTATGGATTCGAGATGGTATCTGAAGCAGCGCCCTACAAGCAGGCGAATCCCTTCGACTATGGAGGTGGCCATGTGGATCCAAATAGGGCTGCACACCCTGGTCTTGTGTACGACATGAGACCATCTGATTACGTGCGCTTCCTTTGCTCCATGGGCTACAACAACTCAGCCATCGCCTCCATGGTTCAGCAGCACACACCCTGTCAACATTCGCCAAAATCGCAGCTGAACCTGAACGTCCCATCCATCACCATTCCTGAACTGAGGGGCAAACTGTCGGTGTCGAGAACGGTCACCAATGTCGGCCCAGTCACGTCCAAGTACAGAGCCCGTGTGGAAGCACCTCCAGGGGTGAACGTCACCGTGAACCCCTCGCTCCTGACCTTCAACTCGACAGTCAACAGGTTAACATTCAAGGTGGCATTCCAGGCCAAACTGAAGGTTCAGGGGAGGTACACCTTCGGCAGCCTGACATGGGAGGACGGCACACACACGGTGAGGATCCCTTTGGTGGTTCGGACGATGATCAATAGGTTCTATGTGAACGCATGA
- the LOC119302586 gene encoding subtilisin-like protease SBT3.6 isoform X2 encodes MADKHPVVVVVVVFLPLLGLCSCANVHIVYMGELHPELVRDSHHGMLAAVLGSKQAAEDAILYSYRHGFSGFAAVLTNAQAAQLSDWPGVVRVVRNRVLDLHTTRSWDFMRVNPSPSGGSGILSGSKFGEDSIIGVLDTGIWPESASFRDDGIGEVPRRWKGQCVAGERFNASNCNRKIIGAKWFVKGYQAEYGKMNTTDIHEYMSARDAVGHGTHTASTAAGALVPDASFRGLASGVARGGAPRARLAVYKVCWATGDCTSADILAAFDAAIHDGVDVLSVSLGQAPPLPAYVDDVLAIGSFHAVVRGITVVCSAGNSGPYSETVINSAPWVLTVAAGTIDRTFLAKITLGNNSTYVGQTMYSGKHAATSMRIVYAEDVSSDNADDTDASCTAGSLNATLVKGNVVLCFQTRGQRASQVAVETVKKARGVGVIFAQFLTKDIASAFDIPLIQVDYQVGTAILAYTTSTRNPTVQFGSAKTILGELIGPEVAYFSSRGPSSLTPSILKPDITAPGVNILASWSPSVALSSAMGSVNFKIDSGTSMSCPHISGVAALLKSMHPNWSPAAVKSAMVTTANVRDEYGFEMVSEAAPYKQANPFDYGGGHVDPNRAAHPGLVYDMRPSDYVRFLCSMGYNNSAIASMVQQHTPCQHSPKSQLNLNVPSITIPELRGKLSVSRTVTNVGPVTSKYRARVEAPPGVNVTVNPSLLTFNSTVNRLTFKVAFQAKLKVQGRYTFGSLTWEDGTHTVRIPLVVRTMINRFYVNA; translated from the exons ATGGCTGACAAGcaccccgtcgtcgtcgtcgtcgtcgtcttcctccCGCTGCTCGGACTCTGCTCCTGCGCCAAT GTGCACATTGTGTACATGGGGGAGCTGCACCCGGAGCTGGTCCGGGACTCGCACCACGGCATGCTCGCCGCCGTCCTCGGCAG CAAGCAGGCGGCCGAGGACGCCATCCTCTACAGCTACAGGCACGGCTTCTCCGGCTTCGCCGCCGTGCTcaccaacgcgcaggcggcgcagcTCTCCG ATTGGCCTGGGGTTGTGCGGGTGGTTCGGAACCGGGTGCTTGACCTGCACACCACCAGGAGCTGGGACTTCATGCGGGTGAACCCGTCGCCGTCCGGCGGGAGCGGAATCCTCTCCGGCAGCAAGTTCGGGGAGGACTCCATCATCGGTGTGCTAGACACAG GGATATGGCCGGAGTCAGCCAGCTTTAGAGACGATGGCATCGGCGAGGTTCCGCGGAGGTGGAAAGGGCAATGCGTCGCCGGAGAAAGGTTCAATGCTTCCAACTGCAACAG GAAAATAATAGGCGCGAAGTGGTTCGTCAAAGGGTACCAAGCCGAGTACGGGAAGATGAACACGACTGACATCCACGAGTACATGTCGGCAAGGGATGCTGTCGGGCATGGGACGCACACGGCATCCACTGCTGCCGGCGCTCTAGTGCCCGACGCCAGCTTCCGGGGGCTTGCCAGTGGTGTGGCGAGGGGAGGGGCACCAAGGGCTAGGTTGGCTGTTTACAAGGTGTGCTGGGCTACTGGTGATTGTACCTCTGCAGACATCCTTGCTGCCTTCGATGCTGCCATACACGACGGTGTCGATGTGCTCTCGGTTTCCCTCGGCCAAGCACCACCTCTCCCTGCTTATGTTGATGATGTCCTGGCCATTGGATCGTTCCACGCAGTCGTGAGAGGGATCACGGTGGTCTGTTCTGCAGGAAACTCCGGTCCTTATTCAGAGACAGTGATCAACTCTGCACCATGGGTTCTAACCGTTGCTGCGGGCACCATTGATCGGACTTTCCTCGCAAAGATCACCCTGGGCAACAATAGTACTTATGTG GGCCAAACAATGTATTCTGGGAAGCATGCCGCGACAAGCATGCGTATAGTATATGCTGAAGACGTTTCATCTGATAATGCTGATGATACTGATGCAAG TTGCACTGCAGGATCTTTGAATGCTACTCTAGTAAAAGGAAATGTGGTGCTCTGCTTCCAAACAAGAGGACAGCGAGCATCCCAGGTGGCAGTAGAGACCGTAAAAAAGGCCCGTGGTGTAGGAGTCATCTTCGCGCAGTTTTTAACCAAAGATATAGCATCTGCTTTTGATATTCCCCTTATTCAAGTAGACTATCAAGTTGGAACAGCCATACTTGCATATACTACTAGCACGAG AAACCCAACGGTTCAGTTTGGCTCCGCAAAAACAATTCTTGGAGAACTGATAGGCCCTGAAGTTGCATACTTCTCATCTAGGGGCCCAAGTTCTCTGACTCCATCAATTCTGAAG CCAGACATAACTGCCCCGGGTGTAAACATTTTGGCTTCATGGTCACCTTCTGTAGCCTTATCATCGGCCATGGGATCTGTGAATTTCAAGATTGATTCTGGAACTTCAATGTCGTGCCCGCACATTTCAGGCGTGGCCGCTCTTCTCAAATCAATGCATCCTAATTGGAGCCCAGCTGCAGTAAAATCGGCAATGGTCACAACAG CCAATGTCCGTGACGAGTATGGATTCGAGATGGTATCTGAAGCAGCGCCCTACAAGCAGGCGAATCCCTTCGACTATGGAGGTGGCCATGTGGATCCAAATAGGGCTGCACACCCTGGTCTTGTGTACGACATGAGACCATCTGATTACGTGCGCTTCCTTTGCTCCATGGGCTACAACAACTCAGCCATCGCCTCCATGGTTCAGCAGCACACACCCTGTCAACATTCGCCAAAATCGCAGCTGAACCTGAACGTCCCATCCATCACCATTCCTGAACTGAGGGGCAAACTGTCGGTGTCGAGAACGGTCACCAATGTCGGCCCAGTCACGTCCAAGTACAGAGCCCGTGTGGAAGCACCTCCAGGGGTGAACGTCACCGTGAACCCCTCGCTCCTGACCTTCAACTCGACAGTCAACAGGTTAACATTCAAGGTGGCATTCCAGGCCAAACTGAAGGTTCAGGGGAGGTACACCTTCGGCAGCCTGACATGGGAGGACGGCACACACACGGTGAGGATCCCTTTGGTGGTTCGGACGATGATCAATAGGTTCTATGTGAACGCATGA
- the LOC119302587 gene encoding uncharacterized protein LOC119302587 — protein MLGAVLRGPASPIPPLFPAPGRPLIHLSRRLPTAPTMADAKKTDAPATPAPEPPEKPLPGDCCGSGCVRCVWDIYYDELQDYQKALAAHSSAADPSGDKASADEKKIKS, from the coding sequence ATGCTGGGCGCCGTCCTCCGCGGCCCGGCCTCTCCGATCCCGCCTCTCTTCCCCGCGCCGGGGCGCCCTCTCATCCACCTATCCCGCCGCCTCCCTACGGcgcccaccatggccgacgccaagAAGACCGACGCGCCGGCGACCCCGGCCCCGGAGCCGCCCGAGAAGCCGCTCCCCGGCGACTGCTGCGGCAGCGGCTGCGTCCGCTGCGTCTGGGACATCTACTACGACGAGCTCCAGGACTACCAGAAGGCCCTCGCCGCTCACTCCTCCGCCGCTGATCCCAGCGGCGACAAGGCCTCCGCCGACGAGAAGAAGATCAAATCGTGA
- the LOC119302586 gene encoding subtilisin-like protease SBT3.5 isoform X4 — protein sequence MADKHPVVVVVVVFLPLLGLCSCANVHIVYMGELHPELVRDSHHGMLAAVLGSKQAAEDAILYSYRHGFSGFAAVLTNAQAAQLSDWPGVVRVVRNRVLDLHTTRSWDFMRVNPSPSGGSGILSGSKFGEDSIIGVLDTGIWPESASFRDDGIGEVPRRWKGQCVAGERFNASNCNRKIIGAKWFVKGYQAEYGKMNTTDIHEYMSARDAVGHGTHTASTAAGALVPDASFRGLASGVARGGAPRARLAVYKVCWATGDCTSADILAAFDAAIHDGVDVLSVSLGQAPPLPAYVDDVLAIGSFHAVVRGITVVCSAGNSGPYSETVINSAPWVLTVAAGTIDRTFLAKITLGNNSTYVGQTMYSGKHAATSMRIVYAEDVSSDNADDTDARSCTAGSLNATLVKGNVVLCFQTRGQRASQVAVETVKKARGVGVIFAQFLTKDIASAFDIPLIQVDYQVGTAILAYTTSTRNPTVQFGSAKTILGELIGPEVAYFSSRGPSSLTPSILKPDITAPGVNILASWSPSVALSSAMGSVNFKIDSGTSMSCPHISGVAALLKSMHPNWSPAAVKSAMVTTANVRDEYGFEMVSEAAPYKQANPFDYGGGHVDPNRAAHPGLVYDMRPSDYVRFLCSMGYNNSAIASMVQQHTPCQHSPKSQLNLNVPSITIPELRGKLSVSRTVTNVGPVTSKYRARVEAPPGVNVTVNPSLLTFNSTVNRLTFKVAFQAKLKVQGRKELVFIIRGIFGHTKNDEQQVQIAAYTVRIQWMFSCNAVSNADISYTTKNPICEQERSKHTHTGPESWGLTI from the exons ATGGCTGACAAGcaccccgtcgtcgtcgtcgtcgtcgtcttcctccCGCTGCTCGGACTCTGCTCCTGCGCCAAT GTGCACATTGTGTACATGGGGGAGCTGCACCCGGAGCTGGTCCGGGACTCGCACCACGGCATGCTCGCCGCCGTCCTCGGCAG CAAGCAGGCGGCCGAGGACGCCATCCTCTACAGCTACAGGCACGGCTTCTCCGGCTTCGCCGCCGTGCTcaccaacgcgcaggcggcgcagcTCTCCG ATTGGCCTGGGGTTGTGCGGGTGGTTCGGAACCGGGTGCTTGACCTGCACACCACCAGGAGCTGGGACTTCATGCGGGTGAACCCGTCGCCGTCCGGCGGGAGCGGAATCCTCTCCGGCAGCAAGTTCGGGGAGGACTCCATCATCGGTGTGCTAGACACAG GGATATGGCCGGAGTCAGCCAGCTTTAGAGACGATGGCATCGGCGAGGTTCCGCGGAGGTGGAAAGGGCAATGCGTCGCCGGAGAAAGGTTCAATGCTTCCAACTGCAACAG GAAAATAATAGGCGCGAAGTGGTTCGTCAAAGGGTACCAAGCCGAGTACGGGAAGATGAACACGACTGACATCCACGAGTACATGTCGGCAAGGGATGCTGTCGGGCATGGGACGCACACGGCATCCACTGCTGCCGGCGCTCTAGTGCCCGACGCCAGCTTCCGGGGGCTTGCCAGTGGTGTGGCGAGGGGAGGGGCACCAAGGGCTAGGTTGGCTGTTTACAAGGTGTGCTGGGCTACTGGTGATTGTACCTCTGCAGACATCCTTGCTGCCTTCGATGCTGCCATACACGACGGTGTCGATGTGCTCTCGGTTTCCCTCGGCCAAGCACCACCTCTCCCTGCTTATGTTGATGATGTCCTGGCCATTGGATCGTTCCACGCAGTCGTGAGAGGGATCACGGTGGTCTGTTCTGCAGGAAACTCCGGTCCTTATTCAGAGACAGTGATCAACTCTGCACCATGGGTTCTAACCGTTGCTGCGGGCACCATTGATCGGACTTTCCTCGCAAAGATCACCCTGGGCAACAATAGTACTTATGTG GGCCAAACAATGTATTCTGGGAAGCATGCCGCGACAAGCATGCGTATAGTATATGCTGAAGACGTTTCATCTGATAATGCTGATGATACTGATGCAAG AAGTTGCACTGCAGGATCTTTGAATGCTACTCTAGTAAAAGGAAATGTGGTGCTCTGCTTCCAAACAAGAGGACAGCGAGCATCCCAGGTGGCAGTAGAGACCGTAAAAAAGGCCCGTGGTGTAGGAGTCATCTTCGCGCAGTTTTTAACCAAAGATATAGCATCTGCTTTTGATATTCCCCTTATTCAAGTAGACTATCAAGTTGGAACAGCCATACTTGCATATACTACTAGCACGAG AAACCCAACGGTTCAGTTTGGCTCCGCAAAAACAATTCTTGGAGAACTGATAGGCCCTGAAGTTGCATACTTCTCATCTAGGGGCCCAAGTTCTCTGACTCCATCAATTCTGAAG CCAGACATAACTGCCCCGGGTGTAAACATTTTGGCTTCATGGTCACCTTCTGTAGCCTTATCATCGGCCATGGGATCTGTGAATTTCAAGATTGATTCTGGAACTTCAATGTCGTGCCCGCACATTTCAGGCGTGGCCGCTCTTCTCAAATCAATGCATCCTAATTGGAGCCCAGCTGCAGTAAAATCGGCAATGGTCACAACAG CCAATGTCCGTGACGAGTATGGATTCGAGATGGTATCTGAAGCAGCGCCCTACAAGCAGGCGAATCCCTTCGACTATGGAGGTGGCCATGTGGATCCAAATAGGGCTGCACACCCTGGTCTTGTGTACGACATGAGACCATCTGATTACGTGCGCTTCCTTTGCTCCATGGGCTACAACAACTCAGCCATCGCCTCCATGGTTCAGCAGCACACACCCTGTCAACATTCGCCAAAATCGCAGCTGAACCTGAACGTCCCATCCATCACCATTCCTGAACTGAGGGGCAAACTGTCGGTGTCGAGAACGGTCACCAATGTCGGCCCAGTCACGTCCAAGTACAGAGCCCGTGTGGAAGCACCTCCAGGGGTGAACGTCACCGTGAACCCCTCGCTCCTGACCTTCAACTCGACAGTCAACAGGTTAACATTCAAGGTGGCATTCCAGGCCAAACTGAAGGTTCAGGGGAG AAAGGAACTTGTATTCATAATCAGGGGCATCTTTGGTCACACAAAGAATGATGAGCAGCAAGTACAAATTGCAGCATACACGGTGAGAATACAATGGATGTTTAGCTGTAATGCTGTGAGTAATGCTGACATATCTTACACGACCAAGAATCCAATTTGTGAACAGGAGAGGTCAAAGCATACACATACGGGTCCTGAATCCTGGGGTCTCACGATTTGA
- the LOC119302586 gene encoding subtilisin-like protease SBT3.6 isoform X3, giving the protein MRRRRKVQCFQLQQDRKIIGAKWFVKGYQAEYGKMNTTDIHEYMSARDAVGHGTHTASTAAGALVPDASFRGLASGVARGGAPRARLAVYKVCWATGDCTSADILAAFDAAIHDGVDVLSVSLGQAPPLPAYVDDVLAIGSFHAVVRGITVVCSAGNSGPYSETVINSAPWVLTVAAGTIDRTFLAKITLGNNSTYVGQTMYSGKHAATSMRIVYAEDVSSDNADDTDARSCTAGSLNATLVKGNVVLCFQTRGQRASQVAVETVKKARGVGVIFAQFLTKDIASAFDIPLIQVDYQVGTAILAYTTSTRNPTVQFGSAKTILGELIGPEVAYFSSRGPSSLTPSILKPDITAPGVNILASWSPSVALSSAMGSVNFKIDSGTSMSCPHISGVAALLKSMHPNWSPAAVKSAMVTTANVRDEYGFEMVSEAAPYKQANPFDYGGGHVDPNRAAHPGLVYDMRPSDYVRFLCSMGYNNSAIASMVQQHTPCQHSPKSQLNLNVPSITIPELRGKLSVSRTVTNVGPVTSKYRARVEAPPGVNVTVNPSLLTFNSTVNRLTFKVAFQAKLKVQGRYTFGSLTWEDGTHTVRIPLVVRTMINRFYVNA; this is encoded by the exons ATGCGTCGCCGGAGAAAGGTTCAATGCTTCCAACTGCAACAG GATAGGAAAATAATAGGCGCGAAGTGGTTCGTCAAAGGGTACCAAGCCGAGTACGGGAAGATGAACACGACTGACATCCACGAGTACATGTCGGCAAGGGATGCTGTCGGGCATGGGACGCACACGGCATCCACTGCTGCCGGCGCTCTAGTGCCCGACGCCAGCTTCCGGGGGCTTGCCAGTGGTGTGGCGAGGGGAGGGGCACCAAGGGCTAGGTTGGCTGTTTACAAGGTGTGCTGGGCTACTGGTGATTGTACCTCTGCAGACATCCTTGCTGCCTTCGATGCTGCCATACACGACGGTGTCGATGTGCTCTCGGTTTCCCTCGGCCAAGCACCACCTCTCCCTGCTTATGTTGATGATGTCCTGGCCATTGGATCGTTCCACGCAGTCGTGAGAGGGATCACGGTGGTCTGTTCTGCAGGAAACTCCGGTCCTTATTCAGAGACAGTGATCAACTCTGCACCATGGGTTCTAACCGTTGCTGCGGGCACCATTGATCGGACTTTCCTCGCAAAGATCACCCTGGGCAACAATAGTACTTATGTG GGCCAAACAATGTATTCTGGGAAGCATGCCGCGACAAGCATGCGTATAGTATATGCTGAAGACGTTTCATCTGATAATGCTGATGATACTGATGCAAG AAGTTGCACTGCAGGATCTTTGAATGCTACTCTAGTAAAAGGAAATGTGGTGCTCTGCTTCCAAACAAGAGGACAGCGAGCATCCCAGGTGGCAGTAGAGACCGTAAAAAAGGCCCGTGGTGTAGGAGTCATCTTCGCGCAGTTTTTAACCAAAGATATAGCATCTGCTTTTGATATTCCCCTTATTCAAGTAGACTATCAAGTTGGAACAGCCATACTTGCATATACTACTAGCACGAG AAACCCAACGGTTCAGTTTGGCTCCGCAAAAACAATTCTTGGAGAACTGATAGGCCCTGAAGTTGCATACTTCTCATCTAGGGGCCCAAGTTCTCTGACTCCATCAATTCTGAAG CCAGACATAACTGCCCCGGGTGTAAACATTTTGGCTTCATGGTCACCTTCTGTAGCCTTATCATCGGCCATGGGATCTGTGAATTTCAAGATTGATTCTGGAACTTCAATGTCGTGCCCGCACATTTCAGGCGTGGCCGCTCTTCTCAAATCAATGCATCCTAATTGGAGCCCAGCTGCAGTAAAATCGGCAATGGTCACAACAG CCAATGTCCGTGACGAGTATGGATTCGAGATGGTATCTGAAGCAGCGCCCTACAAGCAGGCGAATCCCTTCGACTATGGAGGTGGCCATGTGGATCCAAATAGGGCTGCACACCCTGGTCTTGTGTACGACATGAGACCATCTGATTACGTGCGCTTCCTTTGCTCCATGGGCTACAACAACTCAGCCATCGCCTCCATGGTTCAGCAGCACACACCCTGTCAACATTCGCCAAAATCGCAGCTGAACCTGAACGTCCCATCCATCACCATTCCTGAACTGAGGGGCAAACTGTCGGTGTCGAGAACGGTCACCAATGTCGGCCCAGTCACGTCCAAGTACAGAGCCCGTGTGGAAGCACCTCCAGGGGTGAACGTCACCGTGAACCCCTCGCTCCTGACCTTCAACTCGACAGTCAACAGGTTAACATTCAAGGTGGCATTCCAGGCCAAACTGAAGGTTCAGGGGAGGTACACCTTCGGCAGCCTGACATGGGAGGACGGCACACACACGGTGAGGATCCCTTTGGTGGTTCGGACGATGATCAATAGGTTCTATGTGAACGCATGA